A single genomic interval of Deltaproteobacteria bacterium harbors:
- a CDS encoding ATP-binding protein: MKRRLMRWLKESHPPEKMMLLAGPRQVGKTTLAKQTLKTWQDKGVYLNWDIASHRKSIFSGEDLLAEWRRPHKRPMIIFDELHKMRRFKSWLKGFYDEHGDDAAIWVTGSGRLDLYQKGGDSLLGRYFLYRMHPISLGEVQGITMEDSLTGPEEGWDLFAEGEITDRDIDPLLHLGGFPEPYLKQEQTFHGRWLRSRRERITHEDVRDLTRIEDVDRLEYLVQLLNPRIATPLSMNSLREDLGIAFETVRGWIATLERLYYIYGVKPYSRRLQRAIKREQKYYFWDWSEVRDEAARFENFIMSHLLKACHVWTDFGLGEFRLWYLRDREKREVDALITRDNAPWMMTEVKFNDTRVSKPLQRFSRLLNCKQVVQVVRPGGIYRQVKIDSSIYHVVSAGAFLSWLP; the protein is encoded by the coding sequence ATGAAAAGACGCTTGATGAGGTGGCTTAAGGAATCGCATCCGCCCGAAAAAATGATGCTTTTGGCGGGTCCCCGGCAGGTGGGCAAAACGACCTTGGCCAAACAGACGCTGAAAACCTGGCAGGACAAAGGCGTGTATCTTAACTGGGATATTGCCAGTCATCGCAAAAGCATATTCAGCGGGGAAGACCTGTTGGCAGAATGGCGGCGGCCACACAAACGGCCAATGATCATTTTTGATGAATTGCACAAGATGCGTCGATTCAAATCCTGGCTGAAAGGGTTTTATGATGAACATGGGGATGACGCGGCCATTTGGGTGACAGGCAGCGGACGTTTGGATTTGTATCAAAAAGGTGGCGACAGCCTGCTGGGTCGCTATTTTCTTTATCGAATGCATCCCATTTCCCTTGGGGAAGTTCAGGGAATAACAATGGAAGATTCTCTTACGGGACCCGAGGAAGGTTGGGACCTTTTTGCCGAGGGTGAAATAACAGATAGAGATATTGATCCCCTGTTGCATCTTGGGGGATTTCCAGAGCCTTACCTGAAACAGGAACAAACATTTCACGGAAGATGGCTGCGTTCCCGGCGCGAACGAATCACACATGAAGACGTGCGGGATTTAACCCGTATAGAAGACGTAGACCGGCTTGAGTACCTGGTTCAGTTGCTCAACCCTCGGATCGCCACTCCGCTATCCATGAATTCACTGAGAGAGGATCTTGGTATTGCCTTTGAAACAGTGAGGGGGTGGATTGCCACTTTAGAGCGGCTTTACTATATCTATGGCGTAAAACCATATAGCCGGCGTTTGCAAAGGGCGATCAAACGGGAACAGAAATATTATTTCTGGGATTGGTCGGAAGTCCGGGATGAAGCGGCCCGGTTTGAGAATTTTATTATGTCCCATCTTCTTAAGGCATGCCATGTCTGGACCGATTTTGGGCTGGGAGAATTCAGGTTGTGGTACCTGCGGGACCGGGAAAAGCGCGAGGTCGATGCCCTCATTACGCGGGATAATGCACCGTGGATGATGACAGAGGTCAAATTCAACGATACCCGGGTGTCAAAACCGCTCCAACGGTTTTCTCGGCTTCTCAACTGCAAACAAGTGGTTCAGGTTGTGAGGCCCGGCGGTATTTACCGCCAGGTTAAGATTGACTCAAGCATTTATCATGTGGTTTCCGCAGGGGCCTTTCTTTCATGGCTGCCATGA
- a CDS encoding DEAD/DEAH box helicase, whose amino-acid sequence MTEQAAAYHARFDVTTNDRVSVPSRPDLGAGEVLRVAEVAGIYQADVVFDTTEGRKLETIPVELLAKTGDLWDRLRNGDFDDPDDYTLKQMAFELIHSNNGGELTASRVNLLPHQILLVHDLVDMADRHLLIADEVGLGKTIEVGMALRELIARGEAERILIITPAGLIKNWQQELETNFRLYFEILGLDFSDVGSATWENHHRVIASIDTLKMPRRVQRLLGAPPWDVVVFDEAHHLSRKKTGKKKTVTQNYKLAEMLKEHTRDLLFLSATPHQGDAYQFWSMIQLLNDQLFATSDALRNHRGLLGRVMTRRTKREVTDVHGNPIFRRRQVHTELFGLAPRERYFYDRLSDYLREGYNAAGINQKRTTREQRAIGFVMATFQKIMSSSPRAIHNALRRRLLVLLTRRQLELEGKRRKGAQVAEEIMRIQDEMFDLATQILGLGVHEKSEAEAYVLRIRHRLLKKIQESYETTEWSLEADEEAEDGVFAEADIPNEIEKVRELIGLVPTGTDRRFDTLVRAISELSRADSKERFIIFTQYRDTLAFLRDELASIFGQEHIATIKGGPLEDKIAAIEAFWAQDGARFLISTSAGGEGINLQIGSIVFNYDLPWNPMAVEQRVGRVHRYGQQETVQVYSLIAEDTVEERIYMLLERKLQEIAHTIGKVDAEGRPVEDFRSEILGFLGSRPDYQKLYKRALLDRNYEWTEAEMQRMLEDAVKAREALASLSQDLSGFNLEHFRRIQGRYTLDQMGEWVRRAILRLGGAAIPDGEFWSILPPDSLQRNYHLMPRYERICFDRDLATRTRNCEIGGIGHPLVDALMKQVRKPKFQGSVCGNKEVNKIYAHYLVQRRDEKGYLKGRLFNLCYDINDGKVYSHNRFDLPGKHNSDGHPIDLDFDKAKESIEAALQQEIITWLPERQARAGLQISLVGLHSEQK is encoded by the coding sequence ATGACCGAGCAAGCAGCAGCATACCACGCCAGATTTGACGTGACAACAAATGACCGCGTGTCGGTTCCGTCCAGACCTGACTTGGGTGCGGGTGAAGTATTGCGTGTTGCTGAGGTTGCCGGTATCTACCAGGCAGATGTGGTGTTTGATACGACTGAGGGCCGGAAGCTTGAAACCATTCCTGTTGAGCTTTTGGCAAAAACGGGTGATCTGTGGGATCGGCTGAGAAATGGAGATTTTGACGATCCGGATGACTATACACTGAAGCAAATGGCCTTTGAGCTCATTCATTCAAATAACGGTGGAGAGCTTACGGCCAGCAGGGTCAATTTGCTGCCGCATCAGATTTTGCTTGTGCATGATCTTGTGGATATGGCGGATCGTCACCTTTTGATTGCAGATGAGGTGGGGCTGGGCAAAACAATTGAAGTGGGAATGGCCCTTCGAGAGTTGATCGCACGGGGCGAGGCTGAGCGCATCTTGATTATCACTCCAGCAGGCCTCATCAAAAACTGGCAACAGGAGCTGGAAACTAATTTTCGACTTTATTTTGAGATCCTCGGGCTCGATTTCTCGGATGTTGGTTCCGCCACATGGGAAAACCACCACAGGGTTATCGCCTCAATTGACACTCTAAAAATGCCCAGACGAGTTCAAAGACTCTTGGGCGCACCTCCCTGGGACGTAGTCGTATTCGACGAGGCCCACCATCTGTCAAGGAAGAAAACAGGCAAGAAAAAGACCGTCACCCAGAATTACAAGCTGGCTGAGATGTTGAAGGAGCATACACGAGACCTGTTGTTTTTGTCTGCTACGCCCCATCAGGGTGATGCCTATCAATTCTGGTCCATGATTCAACTTCTCAATGACCAGCTATTTGCCACATCTGATGCCTTGCGGAATCACCGGGGATTGCTTGGCCGGGTTATGACCCGCAGGACAAAACGAGAGGTGACGGATGTGCACGGCAATCCCATCTTTCGACGCAGGCAAGTTCACACAGAACTTTTTGGCCTGGCACCCAGAGAGCGCTATTTTTACGATAGACTCAGTGATTACTTGCGAGAGGGGTACAATGCAGCAGGCATAAACCAGAAACGCACTACCAGGGAACAACGAGCTATCGGATTCGTCATGGCTACCTTCCAAAAGATCATGTCCTCGAGTCCCAGGGCAATTCACAACGCCTTGCGGAGACGTTTGTTGGTGCTGCTTACCCGAAGACAGTTAGAGTTGGAGGGAAAAAGACGAAAAGGGGCTCAGGTGGCCGAAGAGATCATGCGAATACAAGACGAGATGTTTGATCTGGCTACCCAGATTTTGGGTTTGGGAGTCCATGAAAAGAGTGAAGCTGAGGCTTACGTACTGAGAATTCGCCACCGGTTGTTAAAGAAAATCCAAGAAAGTTATGAAACTACCGAGTGGTCTCTTGAGGCTGATGAGGAGGCGGAAGATGGCGTCTTTGCCGAAGCTGACATTCCCAATGAAATCGAGAAGGTCAGAGAACTGATCGGCCTTGTGCCTACAGGAACAGATCGGCGCTTCGATACTCTCGTGCGAGCTATCAGTGAACTTTCCCGTGCAGATTCAAAAGAGCGTTTCATTATTTTTACGCAATACCGGGATACCTTAGCATTCCTGCGAGATGAACTGGCGAGTATCTTTGGGCAAGAACATATCGCCACTATCAAGGGAGGACCTCTTGAGGACAAGATAGCAGCTATAGAGGCCTTCTGGGCCCAGGATGGGGCGCGGTTCCTGATCAGCACTTCAGCGGGGGGCGAGGGAATTAACCTTCAGATTGGCAGTATTGTCTTTAATTATGATTTGCCATGGAATCCTATGGCAGTGGAACAGAGAGTCGGCCGGGTGCACCGCTACGGGCAGCAGGAAACGGTTCAGGTGTACAGCCTGATTGCTGAGGACACAGTGGAAGAGCGCATATATATGCTTCTGGAGAGAAAACTCCAGGAAATTGCTCATACCATAGGCAAGGTTGATGCAGAAGGCCGGCCTGTGGAGGATTTTCGGAGCGAGATCCTCGGATTTCTTGGAAGTCGCCCCGACTATCAGAAACTATACAAGCGTGCTCTGCTGGACAGAAACTATGAGTGGACAGAGGCTGAGATGCAGCGCATGCTCGAAGACGCTGTGAAGGCGCGCGAGGCTTTGGCCTCCTTAAGCCAAGATTTGAGCGGCTTCAATCTCGAACATTTCAGGAGAATACAGGGGAGATATACCTTAGATCAAATGGGGGAATGGGTTCGAAGGGCCATTCTGCGACTTGGGGGGGCGGCTATCCCTGATGGCGAGTTCTGGAGCATCTTGCCGCCTGATTCGTTGCAACGGAACTATCATCTCATGCCACGGTACGAACGAATCTGTTTCGATCGGGATCTGGCCACGCGGACAAGAAACTGCGAAATAGGCGGTATCGGACATCCTCTCGTTGACGCCCTGATGAAGCAAGTTCGAAAGCCAAAGTTTCAGGGAAGTGTATGCGGTAACAAAGAAGTGAATAAGATATATGCCCACTACCTTGTTCAACGACGCGACGAAAAGGGGTATCTCAAAGGTCGCCTGTTTAATCTTTGTTATGACATTAATGACGGAAAAGTTTACTCGCATAACCGTTTTGATCTTCCCGGGAAACACAATAGTGACGGACATCCTATAGACCTTGATTTTGATAAGGCGAAAGAGAGCATTGAGGCCGCCCTGCAACAAGAAATCATCACGTGGCTTCCGGAACGACAAGCACGGGCGGGCTTACAGATAAGTCTCGTCGGCCTTCACTCTGAACAGAAATAG
- a CDS encoding DUF1156 domain-containing protein, with product MSDTHTIPRAIEVGFPIVEINRLAVRERNSFKPIYQMHKWFARRASCVFRAILLGALKPAFKPDGTSTDLIAEFYKDHTNDPDTKFVT from the coding sequence ATGAGTGACACACACACCATACCAAGGGCCATTGAGGTTGGTTTTCCGATTGTGGAGATCAATCGTCTTGCAGTGAGGGAAAGGAATTCCTTCAAGCCCATCTACCAGATGCACAAATGGTTTGCGAGACGTGCCTCGTGTGTCTTCCGCGCTATCCTCCTTGGCGCTCTCAAACCCGCCTTCAAACCAGACGGAACTTCCACCGATTTGATAGCCGAGTTTTACAAAGACCATACAAATGATCCGGATACCAAGTTCGTAACGTAA
- a CDS encoding YkgJ family cysteine cluster protein, producing MPPEDFKCRQCGNCCLNLYDAFTTCATDEDVQLWEEKGREDILEWVDPISLGDGQFVYDIWINPRTGDDVHRCPWLRKLPKKNKYICRIHDVKPEHCRKYPQSKKHAEETGCKGFEK from the coding sequence ATGCCCCCGGAAGACTTTAAGTGTAGACAATGCGGGAACTGCTGCTTAAATCTCTATGATGCTTTCACGACATGTGCAACTGACGAGGATGTCCAACTCTGGGAAGAAAAAGGGAGAGAAGATATATTAGAATGGGTTGACCCAATATCATTGGGTGATGGTCAATTTGTCTATGATATCTGGATTAATCCAAGAACAGGAGATGATGTCCACAGATGCCCCTGGTTGAGAAAGCTACCAAAAAAGAACAAGTACATCTGCCGAATTCACGATGTAAAACCGGAACATTGTCGGAAATATCCACAATCAAAGAAGCATGCTGAAGAAACTGGATGCAAAGGATTTGAAAAGTGA
- a CDS encoding HEPN domain-containing protein has protein sequence MRNLETANTWLKRAKSNMARAKAGRVSSEILYEDLCFDAQQAIEKALKSLCVIYETVFPKTHDIAYLIELLEEKNVTVPEEVQNAKILTGYAVETRYRGDYEPVDEDDYFKAIEIADKVLTWVKKEMDKEHLPADPQRSLFE, from the coding sequence ATGAGAAATCTTGAAACAGCAAATACATGGTTGAAAAGGGCAAAGAGCAACATGGCTCGTGCAAAGGCAGGCAGGGTTTCATCCGAGATCCTTTATGAAGACCTTTGTTTTGACGCTCAGCAAGCTATAGAAAAGGCTTTGAAATCCCTGTGTGTCATTTATGAGACCGTCTTTCCCAAAACGCATGATATAGCCTACCTTATTGAACTACTGGAAGAAAAGAACGTAACCGTACCCGAGGAGGTGCAGAACGCTAAGATACTGACAGGCTACGCAGTAGAAACTCGTTATCGGGGAGACTATGAACCAGTGGATGAAGACGATTATTTCAAAGCAATAGAAATTGCAGACAAGGTTTTGACGTGGGTGAAAAAGGAAATGGATAAAGAGCATCTGCCTGCTGATCCGCAAAGGAGTCTTTTTGAGTAA
- a CDS encoding nucleotidyltransferase domain-containing protein — MKDPLEKAIKTIVQVAEPDKIILFGSHARGDEKPESDYDLLVLKRGVRKRRALTQKIYLSFKNLGAPVDVIVADLDKYEHLKTDPYLIYSEAAKNGRMVYEKS, encoded by the coding sequence ATGAAGGATCCATTAGAAAAGGCAATAAAGACAATTGTTCAGGTAGCCGAACCTGACAAGATTATCTTGTTTGGTTCTCATGCAAGAGGGGATGAGAAGCCAGAAAGCGATTATGACCTTCTTGTATTGAAAAGAGGTGTGAGAAAACGACGCGCATTAACCCAAAAGATATACCTGAGCTTTAAAAATCTTGGAGCCCCCGTAGACGTGATTGTAGCTGATTTAGATAAGTATGAGCATTTGAAGACGGACCCCTACCTGATTTATTCTGAAGCGGCAAAGAATGGAAGGATGGTCTATGAGAAATCTTGA
- a CDS encoding type II toxin-antitoxin system VapC family toxin, with amino-acid sequence MNLDDIQSGSLCVIDTNVLLYAEQNLSAQAQRLLRRCSSGELIGVLPQTVWQELTHKLMLAEAVMLGRISGRFPARQLFEKPDVVKSLSIYQEKIAALQDLGLGFEPCTRKDLLEDAFELQRKYGLLTNDSVVLATALRLGAEVLVSADAAFQQIPEPVVASPSDLRT; translated from the coding sequence ATGAACCTTGACGATATTCAAAGCGGCAGCCTGTGCGTTATTGACACCAATGTGCTCCTTTACGCGGAACAAAACCTTTCAGCCCAAGCCCAGAGGCTACTGCGGCGTTGTTCCAGCGGGGAACTGATCGGCGTGTTGCCCCAAACTGTATGGCAGGAACTAACCCATAAACTAATGCTTGCCGAGGCCGTGATGCTCGGCCGGATTAGCGGCCGATTTCCTGCTAGACAGCTTTTTGAAAAGCCTGATGTGGTCAAAAGCCTTTCCATATATCAAGAAAAAATTGCCGCACTTCAGGACCTGGGCCTCGGATTTGAACCTTGCACACGTAAGGACCTCCTTGAGGATGCCTTTGAGCTTCAGAGAAAATACGGTCTTTTGACAAATGACTCCGTGGTGCTTGCCACTGCTTTGCGCCTCGGAGCTGAGGTCCTGGTTTCAGCAGATGCAGCCTTTCAACAAATACCGGAGCCTGTGGTTGCCTCGCCGTCGGATTTGAGGACCTAA
- a CDS encoding potassium transporter, whose translation MVSVKESTKGRATFLIIGAGKFGAKAAERLHRKRPGARLTIVDQNMEALSRLSHLQVEQVCHEGGSLLKVFLDTEPLPEWIIPAVPIHLAFEWVRLKMSEHGCLEVFPVPAEIEAMLPNPVRGTDGQLFISYADFVCPDNCVEPFDRCTFTGKPRKGLLYKKLEGISYRDFTSVVIRSHQLAPGVGGYRPKALKESLGKIVESKGPVLYSTACLCHGVMHAFTIS comes from the coding sequence ATGGTATCTGTGAAAGAGAGTACTAAAGGGCGAGCAACATTTTTGATCATCGGGGCTGGTAAGTTCGGCGCCAAGGCTGCAGAAAGGCTCCACCGCAAGAGGCCCGGAGCCCGGCTCACAATCGTGGATCAGAACATGGAAGCCTTGTCCCGCTTGAGCCATCTTCAGGTGGAACAGGTTTGTCACGAAGGCGGCTCCCTTCTCAAGGTCTTCCTTGATACGGAACCATTGCCGGAATGGATTATCCCGGCCGTGCCCATACATCTGGCATTCGAGTGGGTCCGCCTGAAGATGTCGGAACACGGCTGTTTGGAAGTATTTCCTGTCCCGGCAGAGATAGAGGCCATGCTTCCAAATCCCGTAAGAGGGACGGATGGACAGCTATTTATCAGCTACGCAGATTTTGTCTGTCCTGATAACTGTGTGGAACCCTTTGACAGGTGTACATTTACGGGCAAGCCGCGAAAGGGGTTGCTCTATAAGAAACTGGAGGGGATCTCCTATCGCGATTTCACGTCTGTGGTTATTCGAAGCCATCAACTGGCCCCCGGAGTAGGGGGGTACCGACCAAAGGCGCTTAAAGAGAGCTTGGGCAAAATCGTAGAAAGCAAAGGTCCGGTGCTATATAGCACAGCGTGTCTTTGCCATGGTGTAATGCACGCCTTTACGATTTCTTAA